One Myxococcaceae bacterium JPH2 DNA segment encodes these proteins:
- a CDS encoding site-specific recombinase, with amino-acid sequence MTVLTPAQKPPARSAPSEREVDAFAVQYAPRAPGHPAVRDLFRLLEDIPAEGLEARLAWVERWVLWLRDRIPAHGLVDADEPGTSAANSRLALLVRVLEGESAMRATLTRLVSGVCAGSRGLKLFAQVGLPAGDGFFSEVSDRVARRLLPAPPAPGQLSELLLRVFPVPEDSKWLAALSPPLLARLSALVGEPVPPDVVPGARVRADLMDALLFLAVQTAAQGLAEDVRDRSLEVAFRASPFLRLRLVCDAVLARDGAPDTLREVTTSVADCRQVVATVSRHLEDAGVSVDLVYRLERIRRGLDRMEAIARVLGAPRGEARWREGLALLSNLLGHAHADRSVRALVRRNVRLLARKIIERAGHSGEHYITGTRAEFHGMVHSAAGGGLLTAGTAAMKFFLGSLSLAPFFAGFFAALNYAGSFVVMQFLGFTLATKQPSMTAATLAGAVGENTDEHGRLERLAELVPRITRSQLAAALGNLGCVLPVAVAVALIFQRVMGHPLLSADKAQHVVESLHPWHSAALLWAAFTGVLLWVSSVAAGWLENFVVYRQIPEALAHHRVLRAVLGESGARKVADGLMHHAAGVGGSVTLGVLLAVAPGVAGFFGVPLDVRHVTLSFGSLAFAGCSLGPEAVLEPDFLAAVLGIGIIGLLNFGVSFALALAVALRARDVPLREALRFVRVVIIHFLLDPRAFLLPPRDEPAASAGASGIQASEPGGH; translated from the coding sequence ATGACCGTCCTCACTCCCGCCCAGAAGCCGCCGGCCCGCAGCGCGCCCTCCGAGCGCGAGGTGGATGCCTTCGCCGTTCAATACGCGCCTCGCGCGCCTGGTCACCCCGCGGTGCGCGACCTGTTCCGTCTGCTGGAGGACATTCCGGCCGAGGGCCTGGAGGCTCGGCTCGCGTGGGTGGAGCGCTGGGTGCTCTGGCTTCGCGACCGCATCCCCGCGCACGGGCTGGTGGACGCCGATGAGCCTGGGACTTCCGCGGCGAACTCGCGGCTGGCCCTGCTGGTGCGCGTGCTGGAGGGCGAGAGCGCGATGCGCGCGACCCTCACCCGGCTGGTGTCTGGCGTGTGCGCCGGCAGTCGAGGGCTGAAGCTCTTCGCGCAGGTGGGCCTGCCCGCGGGCGATGGGTTCTTCTCCGAGGTCAGCGATCGCGTCGCGCGGCGCTTGCTGCCCGCGCCGCCCGCGCCCGGTCAGTTGTCGGAGCTGCTGCTGCGCGTCTTCCCGGTGCCGGAGGACTCGAAGTGGCTGGCGGCGTTGTCCCCCCCGCTGCTCGCGCGCTTGTCCGCCTTGGTGGGCGAGCCCGTGCCGCCCGACGTGGTGCCGGGCGCCCGCGTGCGCGCGGACCTGATGGACGCGCTGCTGTTCCTCGCGGTGCAGACCGCGGCGCAGGGGCTGGCGGAGGACGTGCGGGACCGCAGCCTGGAGGTGGCCTTCCGCGCGTCGCCCTTCCTGCGGCTGCGGCTGGTCTGCGACGCGGTGCTCGCGCGCGACGGCGCGCCGGACACGCTGCGCGAGGTGACCACGAGCGTGGCGGACTGCCGTCAGGTGGTGGCCACCGTGTCCCGGCACCTGGAGGACGCGGGCGTCAGCGTGGACCTGGTGTACCGCCTGGAGCGCATCCGCCGCGGCCTGGACCGGATGGAGGCCATCGCGCGGGTGCTGGGCGCGCCCCGAGGCGAGGCCCGCTGGCGCGAGGGCTTGGCGCTCTTGTCCAACCTGCTCGGCCATGCGCACGCGGACCGCTCGGTGCGCGCGCTGGTGCGGCGCAACGTGCGCCTCCTGGCGCGGAAGATCATCGAGCGCGCCGGGCACTCGGGTGAGCACTACATCACCGGCACGCGCGCCGAGTTCCACGGCATGGTGCACTCGGCCGCGGGCGGAGGCCTGCTGACCGCGGGCACCGCGGCGATGAAGTTCTTCCTGGGCAGCCTGTCCCTGGCGCCCTTCTTCGCGGGCTTCTTCGCGGCGCTCAACTACGCCGGCAGCTTCGTGGTGATGCAGTTCCTGGGCTTCACCCTGGCCACCAAGCAGCCCTCCATGACGGCGGCCACGCTGGCCGGCGCGGTGGGCGAGAACACCGACGAACACGGCCGCCTGGAGCGCCTGGCCGAGCTGGTCCCGCGCATCACCCGCTCCCAGCTCGCGGCGGCCCTGGGCAACCTGGGCTGCGTGCTGCCCGTGGCCGTGGCCGTGGCGCTGATATTTCAGCGCGTGATGGGCCACCCCTTGCTGTCCGCGGACAAGGCCCAGCACGTGGTGGAGTCACTGCACCCCTGGCACAGCGCCGCGCTGCTCTGGGCGGCCTTCACCGGCGTGCTCTTGTGGGTGTCCAGCGTGGCCGCGGGCTGGCTGGAGAACTTCGTCGTCTATCGCCAGATTCCAGAGGCGCTCGCGCATCACCGCGTCCTGCGGGCGGTCCTGGGCGAGTCGGGCGCGCGCAAGGTGGCGGACGGGCTGATGCACCACGCGGCGGGCGTGGGCGGCAGCGTGACGCTCGGCGTGCTGCTCGCCGTGGCGCCCGGGGTGGCGGGCTTCTTCGGGGTACCGCTGGACGTACGGCACGTGACGCTGTCGTTCGGCTCCCTGGCCTTCGCGGGGTGCTCGCTGGGGCCCGAGGCCGTGCTCGAGCCGGACTTCCTCGCCGCGGTGCTGGGCATTGGCATCATCGGACTGCTCAACTTCGGCGTGTCCTTCGCCCTGGCGCTGGCCGTGGCGCTGCGCGCCCGCGACGTGCCCCTCCGGGAGGCCCTGCGGTTCGTCCGGGTGGTCATCATCCACTTCCTCCTGGACCCTCGGGCCTTCCTCCTGCCGCCCCGGGACGAGCCGGCGGCCTCGGCGGGGGCATCCGGAATCCAAGCCTCGGAGCCCGGCGGTCACTGA
- a CDS encoding MMPL family transporter: MSSAPSSHPPPRLAVAYAELLVKRPGTVMTVLLLLLGLALWGTSKLTINSNQLDLISQDLQEVKDVKRVIDMVGGSGFFMVALRGDDEVALKRVADDLAAKIAADKQNARSVTYKIPVEFVQQNMVLFVKTEDLAEGKRRIMAFLKDQIRRNNPFYIEIKKTEPVKLDLADLIAKYSSVGNKSIADDYYISPDRKLLLLLIKPMWDTNQIGQTKTYVEKLRKDLAEYSNTNPAGTQLVEDYYKMGDSKTVAYGFTGSYKTAVDDSYAIEESLEPVTIIALLAIFAITIVFFRKWAPTLIVVTGTVAGTLYTLGFTYLVVGELNMITSILGGILMGFGIDYGIHFIFRTRLELGAGKTYDVAIRDAVINAGRPALVSAVVVAGSFFVLMVSEFRGFSQFGFLAGCGTLFLGFTLFSWCPALLAMAGRRNPELPKKLIGVMAPPPVNSKSGAELRIPRPGLVLAVGCVIVAVVCACAFPWKAGEVKDGMSFWERLPHGVGFNYNTRALMPANQPSVVLQDEINLRFKIASDPLAIYTKDLAETEALYQELTKDPKKRPAISQVMSLFTFVPPAEIAQANAKILQEWQDELKDIDVASLPPETQDKAATFMKMLQARPFDVNGVPEIYATQFRHLPSTKVENHGYLTFIYPSVDLWDGKQMLQFADQTRSIKAMVTPGKYTNGPVGAPVEKEFRAAGATQLYASLARMVLKDAKLTVILTALWILVMHFADFRNAKLALASVIPLTVGLGMMMGFMALVDLRLNFMNIIILPILLGFGVSHGLYLLHRFLEGTSPLVALRSVGAAVASSTLTAVAGFAALLVASHHGLRSMGMVACIGLITTLLVSFTVLAAVMQLMHDKRQRDEARAKDSGSVAGGDASETRAA; this comes from the coding sequence ATGAGCAGCGCTCCTTCCTCGCATCCCCCGCCCCGACTGGCCGTCGCTTACGCCGAGCTGCTGGTCAAACGTCCCGGAACCGTGATGACCGTGCTGCTGTTGCTGCTCGGTCTGGCGCTCTGGGGCACATCCAAGCTCACCATCAACTCGAACCAGCTCGACCTCATCTCCCAGGACCTCCAGGAGGTGAAGGACGTCAAGCGCGTCATCGACATGGTGGGCGGCAGCGGCTTCTTCATGGTCGCCCTGCGCGGCGATGACGAGGTCGCGCTCAAGCGCGTCGCGGACGACCTGGCCGCGAAGATCGCCGCGGACAAGCAGAACGCGCGCTCGGTCACGTACAAGATTCCCGTCGAGTTCGTGCAGCAGAACATGGTCCTCTTCGTGAAGACCGAGGACCTGGCCGAGGGCAAGCGCCGCATCATGGCCTTCCTCAAGGATCAGATCCGCCGCAACAACCCGTTCTACATCGAGATCAAGAAGACGGAGCCGGTGAAGCTCGACCTGGCGGACCTCATCGCCAAGTACTCCAGCGTCGGCAACAAGAGCATCGCGGACGACTACTACATCTCGCCGGACCGCAAGCTGTTGCTGCTCCTCATCAAGCCGATGTGGGACACCAACCAGATTGGCCAGACGAAGACGTACGTGGAGAAGCTGCGCAAGGACCTGGCCGAGTACTCGAACACGAACCCGGCCGGCACGCAGCTCGTGGAGGACTACTACAAGATGGGCGACTCGAAGACGGTCGCCTATGGCTTCACGGGTTCCTACAAGACGGCGGTGGATGACTCGTACGCCATCGAGGAGTCGCTGGAGCCGGTGACCATCATCGCGCTCCTGGCCATCTTCGCCATCACCATCGTGTTCTTCCGCAAGTGGGCGCCCACGCTCATCGTCGTCACCGGCACGGTGGCGGGCACGCTCTACACGCTGGGCTTCACGTACCTGGTGGTGGGCGAGCTGAACATGATCACCTCCATCCTGGGCGGCATCCTGATGGGGTTCGGCATCGACTACGGCATCCACTTCATCTTCCGCACGCGCTTGGAGTTGGGCGCGGGCAAGACATACGACGTGGCCATCCGCGACGCGGTCATCAACGCGGGGCGCCCGGCGCTGGTGTCCGCGGTGGTGGTGGCCGGCTCGTTCTTCGTGCTGATGGTCAGCGAGTTCCGCGGCTTCAGCCAGTTCGGCTTCCTGGCCGGCTGCGGCACCCTGTTCCTGGGCTTCACGCTCTTCTCGTGGTGCCCGGCGCTGCTCGCGATGGCGGGCCGCCGCAACCCGGAGCTGCCCAAGAAGCTCATCGGCGTGATGGCGCCGCCGCCGGTCAACAGCAAGTCCGGCGCCGAGCTGCGCATCCCGCGCCCCGGGCTGGTGCTGGCCGTGGGCTGCGTCATCGTCGCCGTCGTGTGCGCGTGCGCCTTCCCGTGGAAGGCGGGCGAGGTGAAGGACGGGATGTCCTTCTGGGAGCGCCTGCCGCACGGCGTGGGCTTCAACTACAACACCCGCGCGCTGATGCCGGCGAACCAGCCGTCCGTGGTGCTGCAGGATGAAATCAACCTGCGCTTCAAGATCGCCAGCGATCCGCTCGCCATCTACACGAAGGACCTGGCGGAGACCGAGGCGCTGTACCAGGAGCTGACGAAGGACCCGAAGAAGCGCCCGGCCATCTCCCAGGTGATGAGCCTCTTCACCTTCGTGCCCCCGGCGGAGATCGCCCAGGCCAACGCGAAGATTCTCCAGGAGTGGCAGGACGAGCTGAAGGACATCGACGTCGCCTCGCTGCCTCCGGAGACGCAGGACAAGGCCGCGACGTTCATGAAGATGCTCCAGGCGCGCCCGTTCGACGTGAACGGCGTGCCGGAAATCTACGCCACGCAGTTCCGTCACCTGCCCAGCACGAAGGTGGAGAACCACGGCTACCTCACGTTCATCTACCCGAGCGTGGACCTGTGGGACGGCAAGCAGATGCTCCAGTTCGCGGACCAGACGCGCTCCATCAAGGCGATGGTGACGCCGGGCAAGTACACGAACGGCCCGGTGGGCGCGCCGGTGGAGAAGGAGTTCCGCGCCGCGGGTGCCACGCAGCTCTACGCCAGCCTGGCGCGCATGGTGCTCAAGGACGCGAAGCTCACGGTCATCCTCACCGCGCTGTGGATCCTCGTGATGCACTTCGCCGACTTCCGCAACGCGAAGCTGGCGCTGGCGTCCGTCATCCCGCTGACGGTGGGCCTGGGCATGATGATGGGCTTCATGGCGCTCGTGGACCTGCGCCTGAACTTCATGAACATCATCATCCTCCCCATCCTGCTGGGCTTCGGCGTGAGCCACGGCCTCTACCTGCTGCACCGCTTCCTGGAGGGCACCTCGCCCCTGGTGGCGCTGCGCAGCGTGGGCGCGGCGGTGGCCTCGTCCACGCTCACCGCGGTGGCGGGCTTCGCGGCGCTGCTGGTGGCCAGCCACCACGGCCTGCGCTCCATGGGCATGGTGGCCTGCATTGGCCTCATCACCACGCTGCTGGTGTCCTTCACGGTGCTCGCGGCGGTGATGCAGCTCATGCATGACAAGCGGCAGCGTGACGAGGCGCGCGCGAAGGACTCCGGGTCCGTCGCGGGCGGTGACGCCTCCGAGACCCGCGCGGCCTAG
- a CDS encoding MXAN_6521/LA_1396 family lipoprotein, translating to MMKRLGPVLGLLVLAGCASTVKSQRLRDDYAQVDRLQVKRLAVVTQPLPDDKAEVGELWSLIARQWVNQNRDFLVKSNVALPGQPADAAFREQCVEGIEGVLWLSPQVKRVGDGVEAAVKAQLLRCRDGQEVWAVESAGSWGSKDAKYVERTEQYVQQFGPSVEPYVVPSYKLLVATLETLPNPELTDADKDEKIDLGE from the coding sequence ATGATGAAGCGACTGGGGCCCGTGCTGGGCCTGCTGGTGCTGGCGGGCTGTGCCTCCACGGTGAAGAGCCAGCGGCTGCGCGACGACTACGCGCAGGTGGACCGGCTCCAGGTGAAGCGGCTGGCGGTGGTGACGCAGCCCCTGCCCGACGACAAGGCCGAGGTGGGCGAGCTGTGGAGCCTCATCGCGCGCCAGTGGGTGAACCAGAACCGCGACTTCCTCGTGAAGAGCAACGTGGCGCTGCCGGGCCAGCCCGCGGACGCGGCCTTCCGTGAGCAATGCGTCGAGGGCATCGAGGGCGTGCTGTGGCTGTCCCCGCAGGTGAAGCGCGTGGGAGACGGCGTGGAGGCGGCGGTGAAGGCGCAGCTGTTGCGCTGCCGGGATGGCCAGGAGGTATGGGCCGTCGAGTCCGCGGGGAGCTGGGGCTCGAAGGACGCGAAGTACGTGGAGCGCACCGAGCAGTACGTGCAGCAGTTCGGGCCGAGCGTGGAGCCGTACGTCGTCCCCTCGTACAAGCTCTTGGTGGCCACGCTGGAGACGTTGCCCAATCCCGAACTGACGGACGCGGACAAGGACGAGAAGATCGACCTGGGGGAGTAG
- a CDS encoding MgtC/SapB family protein: MDTRTIVFRLALASVLGGVLGFEREVSGQNAGLRTHMIVALGSCCFTLASIFTEVSLGEGVLPQGTRADISRIASQVVVGIGFLGAGVILRQGGTVTGLTTAANLWLTASVGMTSGMGFYAAAGGTVGLALLSLVALRPVERAILRYRVKQGRTPVPPLDD, encoded by the coding sequence GTGGACACGCGCACCATCGTCTTCCGGCTGGCTCTGGCCTCCGTGCTCGGGGGCGTCCTGGGCTTCGAGCGCGAGGTGAGCGGCCAGAACGCCGGGCTGCGCACGCACATGATTGTCGCGCTCGGCTCGTGCTGCTTCACCCTGGCCAGCATCTTCACCGAGGTGAGCCTGGGTGAAGGCGTGCTGCCCCAGGGCACGCGGGCGGACATCAGCCGCATCGCCAGCCAGGTGGTGGTGGGCATCGGCTTCCTGGGCGCGGGCGTCATCCTGCGCCAGGGCGGCACGGTGACGGGGCTCACCACCGCGGCGAACCTGTGGCTCACGGCCTCGGTGGGGATGACCTCGGGCATGGGCTTCTACGCCGCGGCGGGCGGCACCGTGGGACTCGCCCTGCTGTCCCTCGTCGCGCTGCGCCCGGTGGAGCGCGCCATCCTCCGCTATCGCGTGAAACAGGGGCGCACGCCCGTGCCGCCCTTGGACGACTGA
- a CDS encoding DUF2171 domain-containing protein yields MTKPADIRTGMTVRDRDGERLGDIVSVDARGMTLEEGAPCGRDHPLPWSEVTAVDGDDVYLGKDLASLPPSLPGDLKSRWAGRLHWLGWGRPRRFVHELTGAFKRATGSPSPRSDT; encoded by the coding sequence ATGACCAAGCCAGCGGACATCCGGACGGGCATGACGGTGCGGGACCGGGATGGCGAGCGGCTGGGAGACATCGTCTCCGTGGACGCGCGCGGGATGACCTTGGAGGAAGGGGCCCCGTGCGGTCGAGACCACCCCCTGCCGTGGTCCGAGGTGACGGCCGTCGACGGCGACGACGTGTACCTGGGCAAGGACCTGGCGAGCCTGCCTCCCTCGCTGCCCGGCGACCTCAAGAGCCGCTGGGCGGGCCGCCTCCACTGGCTGGGCTGGGGGCGGCCTCGGCGCTTCGTCCATGAGCTGACGGGCGCCTTCAAGCGCGCCACGGGCTCGCCGTCGCCGCGCTCGGACACGTGA
- the ptsP gene encoding phosphoenolpyruvate--protein phosphotransferase, producing the protein MSSQATPTLKLTGIGASPGIAVGHAFILDRKRIRTPKLRLAEAEVEPERMRMKTAIDLSDRQLAELKEQITRTEGSDHALILEAHRLMLHDPMLVDEVNRLIVEDRINAEWAVRRTARKIKHLFDNIPDEYFRERRSDVDYVADRIIRNLMGQVVDEEVEVPAEAIVVAHDLSPADASLMARSGRVAGFVTDLGGQTSHTAIVARARETPAVVGAGRASEQISPGDLVALDGIRGLLLVNPTEDQLALFREEQRRYHESEQLALATKDLPAVSTDHFRIRLNGNMEFLEEIPSLLAHGAEGIGLYRTEFMFLDRKTAPTEEEHYRAYKQVLEAMGGRPVTIRTLDLGGDKVPGKTKHEKEPNPAMGLRAIRYCLANRELFRVQLRALLRASVHGNLRLMFPLICGVSELREARSELEACRTALGRAGVPVGKRFPVGIMVETPSAAVIADRLAQEADFFSVGTNDLIQYSMAIDRQNREVAYLYRPLHLSVLRMLRDIVGAAKAANIPVSMCGEMAGDPLYALVLLALGFDELSMTSGQIPVVKRLLRRADRSEALKLLEGAMELTTAEEIERFVRAEMERRFSGGEELVLSSPAHAPRPEPESEPVS; encoded by the coding sequence GTGAGCAGCCAGGCCACCCCCACGCTGAAGTTGACGGGCATCGGTGCCTCCCCCGGCATCGCGGTGGGGCACGCCTTCATCCTGGATCGCAAGCGCATCCGCACGCCCAAGCTCCGCCTCGCCGAGGCGGAGGTGGAGCCCGAGCGGATGCGGATGAAGACGGCCATCGACCTGTCGGACCGTCAGCTCGCCGAGTTGAAGGAACAAATCACGCGCACGGAGGGCAGCGACCACGCGCTCATCCTGGAGGCGCACCGGCTGATGCTCCACGACCCCATGCTCGTGGACGAGGTCAACCGGCTCATCGTCGAGGACCGCATCAACGCCGAGTGGGCGGTGCGGCGCACGGCGCGGAAGATCAAACACCTGTTCGACAACATCCCGGACGAGTACTTCCGGGAGCGCCGCTCGGACGTGGACTACGTCGCGGACCGCATCATCCGCAACCTGATGGGCCAGGTGGTGGACGAGGAGGTGGAGGTCCCCGCCGAGGCCATCGTCGTGGCGCATGACCTGTCCCCCGCGGACGCGTCCCTCATGGCGCGCAGCGGACGGGTGGCGGGCTTCGTCACCGACCTGGGCGGCCAGACGAGCCACACCGCCATCGTCGCGCGAGCCCGCGAGACGCCCGCCGTGGTGGGCGCGGGCCGTGCCAGCGAGCAGATTTCTCCCGGCGACCTGGTAGCGCTGGATGGCATCCGGGGCCTGCTGCTGGTGAACCCCACGGAGGATCAGCTCGCCCTGTTCCGCGAGGAGCAGCGGCGCTACCACGAGAGCGAGCAGCTCGCGCTGGCCACCAAGGACCTGCCGGCGGTGAGCACGGACCACTTCCGGATCCGTCTCAACGGCAACATGGAGTTCCTGGAGGAGATCCCGTCGCTCCTGGCGCACGGCGCGGAGGGCATTGGCCTGTACCGCACCGAGTTCATGTTCCTGGACCGGAAGACCGCGCCCACGGAAGAGGAGCACTACCGCGCCTACAAGCAGGTGCTGGAGGCGATGGGCGGCCGTCCCGTCACCATCCGCACGCTGGACCTGGGCGGCGACAAGGTCCCCGGCAAGACGAAGCACGAGAAGGAACCCAACCCGGCCATGGGCCTGCGGGCCATCCGCTACTGCCTGGCCAACCGCGAGCTGTTCCGCGTGCAGCTCCGCGCGCTGCTGCGCGCCAGCGTGCATGGGAACCTGCGGCTCATGTTCCCGCTCATCTGCGGCGTCAGCGAGCTGCGCGAGGCGCGCAGTGAGCTGGAGGCGTGTCGCACGGCGCTGGGCCGCGCGGGCGTGCCCGTGGGCAAGCGCTTCCCGGTGGGCATCATGGTGGAGACGCCGAGCGCCGCGGTCATCGCCGACCGTCTGGCGCAGGAGGCGGACTTCTTCTCGGTGGGGACCAACGACCTCATCCAGTACTCGATGGCCATCGACCGGCAGAACCGCGAGGTGGCGTACCTCTACCGGCCGCTGCACCTGTCCGTGCTTCGCATGCTGCGCGACATCGTGGGCGCGGCGAAGGCCGCCAACATCCCCGTGTCCATGTGCGGCGAGATGGCGGGCGACCCGCTCTACGCGCTGGTGCTGTTGGCGCTCGGCTTCGACGAGCTGTCCATGACGTCCGGGCAGATTCCGGTGGTGAAGCGACTGTTGCGCCGGGCGGACCGCTCCGAGGCCCTCAAGCTGCTCGAGGGCGCCATGGAGCTGACCACCGCCGAGGAGATCGAGCGCTTCGTCCGCGCGGAGATGGAGCGCCGGTTCTCGGGCGGAGAGGAGCTGGTGCTGTCCTCGCCGGCCCACGCGCCCAGGCCGGAACCCGAGTCCGAGCCGGTGTCCTGA
- a CDS encoding HPr family phosphocarrier protein, with protein sequence MSTVAEGTYEIINALGLHARAAAQMVKVANRFKSDVTIEAQGQRANAKSIMGVLMLAAAQGTQVKLTCKGDDADPCLQELAKLIADRFGESK encoded by the coding sequence ATGTCTACCGTGGCCGAAGGCACCTACGAGATCATCAATGCCCTGGGGCTGCACGCCCGGGCGGCGGCGCAGATGGTCAAGGTGGCCAACCGCTTCAAGAGCGACGTCACCATCGAGGCCCAGGGGCAGCGGGCCAACGCCAAGTCCATCATGGGCGTCCTGATGCTGGCGGCCGCCCAGGGCACCCAGGTGAAGCTCACCTGTAAGGGCGACGACGCTGACCCGTGTCTCCAGGAGTTGGCGAAGCTCATCGCCGATCGTTTTGGAGAGTCGAAATAA
- a CDS encoding PTS system mannose/fructose/sorbose family transporter subunit IID, producing the protein MRDASLPAHVLLRVFLRSLFLQASWNPKGMQNLGLAYAVYPALERLYPAGPAREEAVRRHLVFFNTHPYVAAAIVGGVVNHEQRIARGEESPDRVVAFKAALMGPLAALGDGFFWLSLKPAVGAVCATLVPLLGVWAVALFLVLYNLVHVLLRVRLYWLGLFLGDRLVEAVARVNLPTKGARLRAVAAASAGGLAAWLAVSFGAAAGGENAPFLAAGCLALGIASYVLVTRRVPNYVVLYLAAGLACAAGAFL; encoded by the coding sequence GTGCGAGACGCCTCGCTGCCGGCGCACGTGCTGCTGCGGGTGTTCCTGCGCTCGCTCTTCCTCCAGGCCTCGTGGAACCCCAAGGGCATGCAGAACCTGGGGCTGGCCTACGCCGTCTATCCCGCGCTGGAGCGGCTGTATCCCGCCGGGCCCGCGCGCGAGGAGGCCGTGCGCCGCCACCTCGTCTTCTTCAACACGCACCCCTATGTGGCGGCGGCCATCGTGGGCGGCGTGGTGAACCACGAGCAGCGCATCGCCCGAGGCGAGGAGTCGCCGGACCGGGTGGTGGCCTTCAAGGCCGCGCTGATGGGGCCGCTGGCCGCGCTGGGAGACGGCTTCTTCTGGCTGTCGCTCAAGCCGGCGGTGGGCGCGGTGTGCGCCACGCTGGTGCCGCTGTTGGGCGTGTGGGCGGTGGCCCTCTTCCTGGTGCTCTACAACCTGGTGCACGTGCTGCTGCGCGTGCGGCTGTACTGGCTGGGGCTGTTCCTGGGAGACCGGCTGGTGGAGGCGGTGGCCCGGGTGAACCTGCCCACCAAGGGCGCTCGGCTGCGCGCGGTGGCCGCCGCCAGTGCCGGTGGACTGGCGGCGTGGCTGGCGGTCAGCTTCGGCGCCGCGGCGGGAGGCGAGAACGCGCCCTTCCTCGCGGCCGGGTGCCTGGCGCTCGGCATCGCATCCTATGTGCTCGTCACCCGACGGGTGCCCAACTACGTGGTGCTCTATCTCGCCGCGGGACTCGCGTGCGCGGCGGGCGCATTTCTCTAG
- a CDS encoding PTS sugar transporter subunit IIC, protein MSVGWTQVALAGLWGGVVAVERKAFLQAMLARPLVAATFMGGLLGDVASGLAVGMLLELFYLGTANLGAALPDNDTLVATGTSAAAATLTLATGAGSTPAIWSLSVLVFIGLGRVGRRMDRLMEGYSARLARVALSSAEKGNLQRAMRQNLWGIWPHFFLYGSVTAACALAGFFLEPVMVALPNRLVRGLAWAYPAMASVAAAIAAQGSHAKRAPLYAGLAAAVVTAVLVLLNRQGLQ, encoded by the coding sequence GTGAGCGTGGGGTGGACCCAGGTCGCGCTCGCGGGGCTGTGGGGCGGCGTGGTGGCCGTCGAGCGCAAGGCCTTCCTCCAAGCCATGCTCGCGCGCCCGCTGGTGGCCGCCACCTTCATGGGCGGACTCCTGGGCGACGTGGCGAGCGGCCTCGCGGTGGGCATGCTCCTCGAGCTGTTCTACCTGGGCACCGCCAACCTGGGCGCCGCGCTCCCGGACAACGACACGCTGGTGGCCACGGGCACCTCGGCCGCGGCGGCCACGTTGACGCTGGCCACGGGCGCGGGCTCCACGCCCGCCATCTGGTCGCTCTCGGTGCTGGTGTTCATCGGGCTGGGGCGGGTGGGGCGGCGGATGGATCGGCTGATGGAGGGCTACTCGGCGCGGCTCGCGCGGGTGGCGCTGTCCTCGGCGGAGAAGGGCAACCTCCAGCGCGCGATGCGGCAGAACCTGTGGGGCATCTGGCCGCACTTCTTCCTCTACGGCTCGGTGACCGCCGCGTGCGCCCTGGCGGGCTTCTTCCTGGAGCCGGTCATGGTGGCGCTGCCCAACCGGCTGGTGCGCGGGCTGGCGTGGGCCTATCCGGCCATGGCCTCCGTGGCGGCGGCCATCGCGGCGCAAGGGAGCCACGCCAAGCGCGCGCCGCTGTACGCCGGGCTCGCGGCGGCGGTGGTGACGGCGGTCCTGGTGCTGCTCAACCGGCAGGGGCTGCAGTGA
- a CDS encoding PTS sugar transporter subunit IIB, giving the protein MITLVRVDNRLIHGQVVEAWLPYLKVSRVVVADDEAASSPLIRAAMALAVQSAIEVQILPLSQVDFAALSRDGVKTLVLLRDVASVPLAYAHGLALEELNLGNVHFGTGRRQVSPSVFLAEAELQTLQQLSERGVRVEARAVPVEKPVALPDLTERWAKAG; this is encoded by the coding sequence GTGATCACCCTGGTCCGCGTCGACAACCGCCTCATCCACGGTCAGGTCGTCGAGGCCTGGCTGCCCTACCTCAAGGTGTCCCGCGTGGTGGTGGCGGACGATGAGGCGGCCTCCAGTCCTCTGATCCGCGCGGCCATGGCGCTGGCGGTGCAAAGCGCCATCGAGGTGCAGATCCTCCCCTTGTCGCAAGTGGACTTCGCGGCGCTCTCCCGAGACGGCGTGAAGACGCTGGTGCTGCTGCGGGACGTGGCGAGCGTGCCCCTGGCGTACGCGCACGGCCTGGCCCTGGAGGAGCTGAACCTGGGCAACGTGCACTTCGGCACCGGGCGGCGGCAGGTGTCGCCCTCGGTGTTCCTCGCGGAGGCGGAACTTCAGACGCTCCAGCAGCTCTCCGAGCGCGGGGTGCGCGTGGAGGCCCGCGCCGTGCCGGTGGAGAAGCCGGTGGCGCTGCCGGACCTGACCGAGCGCTGGGCGAAGGCGGGGTGA